Within the Candidatus Dormiibacterota bacterium genome, the region CGATCGCGTGCTTGATACCGTTGCGGCTCACCCGGCCGTGGGTGACGATGCAGTTTCCACGCAGCCCCAGCAACGGCGCCCCGCCGATCCTTTCGTAATCGAATTTTCTGCGCAGCCCGCGCAGTGCCGGAGCGAGCATCGCGGTGCCGATCTTGGTGATGATGTTTCCGCCGAGTAGCGCGTCTTTCATGACGTGGGTGAGATCGGCGATCATGCCTTCGCCCGTTTTGAGAACGATGTTGCCGACGAATCCATCGGTAACGATGACGTCGGCCGCGTTGTGGAACATATCCTTGCCCTCGATATTGCCGATGAAATTCACCGGCGCCGCGTCGAGAAGTCGCGCGGCTTCAAGCACTTGCGCGTTGCCCTTGCTGCGTTCTTCGCCGACCGAGAGTACGGCGACGCGGGGGTTTTTAATTCCCAGGACGGCCTGAGCGTAGGCCGAGCCCATGAGCCCGAACTGCGCGAGCCACTCCGGCCGGCAGTCGACGTTCGCACCGGAATCGAGCAGGACGGTCGGCCCATTGAGCGC harbors:
- the plsX gene encoding phosphate acyltransferase PlsX, whose translation is MSKPRIALDAMGGDHAPQEIVAGALLAAQAYDAHLLLVGDEKQVRPLLQGAGSDRIEIVHADEAVPMDQHASQALRAADRSSLGVAVNLVKSGSADAVVSAGNSGAFLAIALIKLRTIEGVARPAIATVWPALNGPTVLLDSGANVDCRPEWLAQFGLMGSAYAQAVLGIKNPRVAVLSVGEERSKGNAQVLEAARLLDAAPVNFIGNIEGKDMFHNAADVIVTDGFVGNIVLKTGEGMIADLTHVMKDALLGGNIITKIGTAMLAPALRGLRRKFDYERIGGAPLLGLRGNCIVTHGRVSRNGIKHAIGVAIAEVDHDVVGKITELVAPHLAK